Proteins encoded within one genomic window of Haloplanus vescus:
- the prf1 gene encoding peptide chain release factor aRF-1 — protein MSTDTQDAPDDRRRYEFRKVIEDLKEYEGSGTQLVTIYIPPDKQVSSVVAHVTQEHSEASNIKSKQTRTNVQDALTSIKDRLRYYDTYPPDNGIVIFSGAVDAGGGQTDMVTKVLESPPDPIQSFRYHCDSDFLTEPLEEMLSDKGLFGLIVLDRREANVGWLKGKRVEPVKSASSLVPGKQRKGGQSAQRFARLRLEAIDNFYQEVAEMANDLFVAQRHELDGILVGGPSPTKDEFLDGDYLHHELQDHVVGKFDVSYTDESGLYDLVDAAQEVLADQEVMKDKVQMEEFFENLHTGDLATYGFEQTRRNLVMGSVDRLLISEDLRKDVVVYDCDGQEEFEVIDRRHDTPDHQCDDGSEAEVQEREDVIEHLIDIAEQRGTETKFISTDFEKGEQLHNAFGGVAGILRYSTGI, from the coding sequence ATGAGTACCGACACGCAGGACGCCCCCGACGACCGTCGGAGGTACGAGTTCCGAAAGGTCATCGAGGACCTGAAGGAGTACGAGGGCTCCGGCACCCAACTCGTCACTATCTACATCCCGCCGGACAAGCAGGTTTCCTCTGTCGTCGCCCACGTCACCCAGGAGCACTCCGAGGCGAGCAACATCAAGTCCAAACAGACCCGGACGAACGTCCAGGACGCCCTCACGAGCATCAAGGACCGTCTCCGCTACTACGACACCTACCCCCCGGACAACGGCATCGTCATCTTCAGCGGTGCTGTCGACGCCGGCGGCGGGCAGACCGACATGGTGACGAAGGTGCTGGAGAGCCCGCCCGACCCCATCCAGTCGTTCCGCTATCACTGCGACTCCGATTTCCTCACCGAACCGCTGGAGGAGATGCTGTCGGACAAGGGGCTGTTCGGCCTCATCGTCCTCGACCGACGCGAGGCGAACGTCGGCTGGCTCAAGGGCAAGCGCGTCGAACCCGTCAAGAGCGCCTCGTCGCTCGTCCCCGGCAAGCAGCGAAAAGGTGGCCAGTCCGCCCAGCGATTCGCCCGCCTCCGCCTCGAAGCCATCGACAACTTCTATCAGGAGGTCGCCGAGATGGCGAACGACCTGTTTGTCGCCCAGCGACACGAACTCGACGGCATCCTCGTCGGCGGCCCCTCGCCCACCAAAGACGAGTTCCTCGACGGCGACTACCTCCACCACGAACTGCAAGACCACGTCGTCGGCAAGTTCGACGTGTCCTACACCGACGAATCCGGCCTCTACGACCTCGTCGACGCCGCGCAGGAGGTCCTCGCCGACCAAGAGGTGATGAAAGACAAGGTGCAGATGGAGGAGTTCTTCGAGAACCTCCACACCGGTGACCTCGCCACCTACGGGTTCGAGCAGACCCGACGAAACCTCGTCATGGGCTCCGTCGACCGCTTGCTCATCAGCGAGGACCTCCGCAAGGACGTGGTCGTCTACGACTGCGACGGGCAGGAGGAGTTCGAGGTCATCGACCGCCGCCACGACACCCCCGACCACCAGTGCGACGACGGGAGCGAGGCCGAAGTCCAGGAGCGAGAGGACGTCATCGAGCACCTGATAGATATCGCCGAACAGCGCGGCACCGAGACGAAGTTCATCAGTACCGACTTCGAGAAGGGCGAACAGCTCCACAACGCCTTCGGTGGTGTCGCGGGCATCCTGCGGTACTCTACCGGCATCTAA
- a CDS encoding nucleotide-binding protein: protein MGRVYAVASGKGGVGKTTTVANLGAALAAGGHETAVVDADLGMGNLAGALGVDADDGPTVHDVLAGRVTASEAIREGPVGLSVLPASADIDKFGAANPTNLSALFDGLDAETVLVDTSAGLSHDSIEPLRVADEILLVTTAERGALDDTERTREVAARFETPVAGAVVTRVDADGVDEAVRVVTNRLDVPVREAIPEDDAVREAAEAGEPLVVAAPDAPATRAYQRLAADLVDDPSLAAAEETEDSERTGFLRWLLR from the coding sequence ATGGGACGGGTGTACGCGGTCGCCAGCGGCAAAGGCGGCGTCGGCAAGACGACGACGGTGGCGAACCTCGGCGCGGCGCTCGCCGCCGGGGGTCACGAGACGGCCGTCGTCGACGCCGACCTCGGGATGGGGAACCTCGCCGGCGCCCTCGGCGTCGACGCCGACGACGGGCCGACCGTCCACGACGTACTCGCGGGACGTGTCACCGCGAGCGAGGCGATACGCGAAGGACCGGTCGGCCTCTCGGTGCTCCCGGCCTCGGCCGATATCGACAAATTCGGCGCCGCCAACCCGACGAACCTCTCGGCCCTGTTCGACGGCCTCGACGCCGAGACGGTGCTCGTCGACACCTCGGCAGGGCTGAGTCACGACAGCATCGAACCGCTCCGCGTCGCCGACGAGATACTGCTAGTCACGACGGCCGAACGGGGCGCACTCGACGACACGGAACGGACCCGCGAGGTGGCGGCGCGGTTCGAAACGCCCGTCGCCGGGGCGGTGGTGACGCGGGTCGACGCCGACGGCGTCGACGAGGCGGTGCGCGTGGTCACCAACCGCCTCGACGTGCCAGTCCGGGAGGCGATTCCCGAAGACGACGCGGTTCGAGAGGCGGCGGAGGCGGGCGAACCGTTGGTCGTCGCGGCACCCGACGCGCCGGCGACGCGGGCGTACCAGCGACTGGCGGCCGACCTCGTCGACGACCCGTCGCTGGCGGCCGCAGAAGAGACCGAGGATTCGGAGCGGACCGGGTTCCTGCGCTGGCTCCTCCGCTGA
- a CDS encoding DUF120 domain-containing protein: MAETAAATTVGPDELAALKQVALDGGLDGRTKLSCSGLAEHLDASAQTASRRLQRLDDAGLVDRDVLADGQRVTVTDAGAARLRREYGDYRQLFESDTTLALEGTVTSGMGEGKHYISLSGYMAQFRDRLGYEPFAGTLNVELTPESARTRGEMAALSATATRIDGWEDGDRTFGPATCYAARVESDGATYDGAHVIVPERTHHDETQLELIAPIKLREVLDLSDGDRLTIHLGDA; the protein is encoded by the coding sequence ATGGCAGAGACCGCAGCGGCGACGACGGTTGGTCCCGACGAACTCGCCGCGTTGAAGCAGGTCGCCCTCGACGGCGGCCTCGACGGTCGGACGAAGCTCTCCTGTTCCGGGCTGGCCGAGCATCTCGACGCGTCGGCCCAGACCGCGTCACGGCGCCTCCAGCGACTCGACGACGCTGGCCTCGTCGACCGGGACGTGCTGGCCGACGGACAGCGCGTCACCGTCACGGACGCGGGCGCGGCCCGCCTCCGGCGCGAGTACGGCGACTACCGACAGCTGTTCGAGTCGGACACCACGCTCGCACTCGAGGGAACCGTGACCAGCGGCATGGGCGAGGGGAAACACTACATCTCGCTGTCGGGGTATATGGCGCAGTTCCGCGACCGCCTCGGCTACGAACCCTTCGCCGGGACGCTCAACGTCGAACTCACGCCCGAGAGCGCGCGGACGCGCGGCGAGATGGCCGCGCTGTCGGCGACGGCGACCCGAATCGATGGCTGGGAGGACGGCGACCGGACCTTCGGCCCGGCGACGTGTTACGCCGCGCGCGTCGAGAGCGACGGCGCGACGTACGACGGCGCCCACGTCATCGTCCCGGAGCGAACCCATCACGACGAGACGCAGCTGGAACTCATCGCGCCGATCAAACTGCGCGAGGTGCTCGACCTGTCCGACGGCGACCGCCTCACGATTCACCTCGGTGACGCGTGA
- the ribB gene encoding 3,4-dihydroxy-2-butanone-4-phosphate synthase produces MQGESTGGLARAIEAFRAGEPVLVHDADDREGETDLLYPASAVTPEAVARLRNDGGGLIFVALTDAVAERFDLPFRHETVDHPANDHTDLGYDARPSFSLTVNHRDGFTGVTDNDRALTIRRLGEVSEDESYGVDAFAAEFRTPGHVHLLRASPALLAERRGHTELGLALAREAGVEPAVAGCEMLDDETGEALSTADARAYASRHDLAFVDGATLVGGL; encoded by the coding sequence ATGCAGGGTGAATCGACGGGTGGGCTGGCGCGCGCCATCGAGGCCTTCCGGGCGGGCGAACCAGTACTCGTCCACGATGCCGACGACCGAGAGGGCGAGACGGACCTGCTCTACCCCGCGAGCGCCGTCACGCCCGAGGCGGTGGCGCGTCTCCGTAACGACGGCGGCGGACTCATCTTCGTCGCGTTGACCGACGCCGTCGCGGAGCGGTTCGACCTCCCCTTCCGCCACGAAACGGTCGACCACCCCGCGAACGACCACACCGACCTCGGCTACGACGCCCGCCCCTCGTTCTCGCTGACGGTCAACCACCGCGACGGGTTCACGGGCGTCACCGACAACGACCGGGCGCTGACCATCCGCCGACTGGGCGAGGTGAGCGAGGACGAGTCGTACGGCGTCGACGCCTTCGCCGCGGAGTTCCGGACGCCCGGCCACGTCCATCTCCTGCGCGCGTCGCCGGCCCTCCTCGCTGAGCGTCGCGGCCACACGGAACTCGGGTTGGCGCTGGCCCGCGAGGCCGGCGTCGAACCCGCTGTCGCGGGCTGTGAGATGCTCGACGACGAGACGGGCGAGGCGCTCTCGACGGCCGACGCACGGGCGTACGCCAGCCGACACGACCTGGCGTTCGTCGACGGGGCGACGCTCGTCGGCGGGTTGTAA
- a CDS encoding branched-chain amino acid transaminase, which produces MSFEEMREAGDVDTIWLDGEFVDWDDAQIHVLTHGLHYGTGVFEGVRCYDTENGPAIFRWEEHLDRFYDSGKPYNLEIPFDREELTEATKELIRRQELESCYIRPVAYYGYDMLGLNPESCPEQVAIAAWPWGAYLGEDALEQGVEVTVSSWRKYASSQIPTNAKTSGPYVNSVLASLEAKREGYVEALLLNQEGNVAEGPGENLFLVRDGELYTPGLAEGILDGITRNTVITLARELGYTVHDDATISRGELNNADELFFSGTAAEVTPIRKVDNVVVGEGTRGPITEDIQQAFFDLVERRTDDHDDWFEYVDV; this is translated from the coding sequence ATGAGCTTCGAAGAGATGCGGGAGGCGGGCGACGTCGACACCATCTGGCTGGACGGCGAGTTCGTCGACTGGGACGACGCCCAGATTCACGTCCTCACCCATGGTCTCCACTACGGCACCGGGGTCTTCGAGGGGGTCCGCTGCTACGACACCGAAAATGGCCCCGCAATCTTCCGCTGGGAAGAACACCTCGACCGCTTTTACGACTCCGGGAAGCCCTACAACCTCGAGATTCCCTTCGACCGCGAGGAACTGACCGAGGCGACGAAGGAACTCATCCGCCGGCAGGAGCTCGAATCGTGTTACATCCGCCCGGTGGCCTACTACGGCTACGACATGCTCGGCCTGAATCCCGAGAGCTGCCCGGAACAGGTGGCCATCGCCGCGTGGCCGTGGGGTGCGTATCTCGGCGAGGACGCACTCGAACAGGGCGTCGAGGTCACCGTCTCCTCGTGGCGCAAGTACGCCTCCTCGCAGATTCCGACCAATGCGAAGACCTCCGGCCCGTACGTCAACAGCGTGCTCGCCAGTCTCGAAGCGAAACGCGAGGGCTACGTCGAGGCACTCCTCCTGAACCAGGAGGGCAACGTCGCCGAGGGGCCGGGCGAGAACCTGTTTCTCGTCCGCGACGGCGAGCTCTACACCCCCGGCCTCGCCGAGGGCATCCTCGACGGCATCACGCGCAACACCGTGATTACGCTGGCGCGCGAACTGGGCTACACCGTCCACGACGACGCGACCATCAGCCGAGGCGAACTCAACAACGCCGACGAGCTGTTCTTCTCCGGCACCGCCGCCGAGGTGACGCCGATTCGGAAGGTGGACAACGTCGTCGTCGGTGAGGGGACCCGCGGACCCATCACCGAAGACATTCAGCAGGCCTTCTTCGACCTCGTCGAACGCCGGACCGACGACCACGACGACTGGTTCGAGTACGTCGACGTCTAA
- a CDS encoding DUF502 domain-containing protein, whose product MSSWRRDVASGLVVLVPIFVILFVLNWLYSQVADLPVVRTLPPEYGVPVAIVVFAMLVLSVGYLMRTTAGRLFESGLDSAMNRVPLVRVLYNASKLAVETALTGTEDLQKPVRLETWPGIRMTAFKTGQTTSDGQEVLFMPTAPNITTGFVIEVDPDRIEETGESVEEALTRILSAGFAEEEDHIDIAVETPAEPSDDD is encoded by the coding sequence ATGTCTTCGTGGAGACGTGACGTGGCCAGCGGACTGGTGGTCCTCGTGCCGATTTTCGTCATCCTGTTCGTCCTCAACTGGCTTTACTCGCAGGTTGCCGACCTGCCCGTCGTGCGGACGCTCCCCCCGGAGTACGGCGTCCCCGTCGCCATCGTGGTCTTTGCCATGCTGGTGTTGTCGGTGGGCTACCTGATGCGGACGACGGCCGGCCGCCTGTTCGAATCGGGACTCGACAGCGCGATGAACCGGGTGCCGCTCGTTCGCGTCCTCTACAACGCGTCGAAACTCGCGGTGGAGACGGCGCTGACGGGGACGGAAGACCTCCAAAAGCCGGTTCGGCTGGAGACGTGGCCGGGCATTCGGATGACGGCGTTCAAGACGGGACAGACCACCTCCGACGGGCAGGAAGTGCTGTTCATGCCCACGGCGCCGAACATCACGACCGGATTCGTCATCGAAGTCGACCCGGACCGCATCGAGGAGACGGGCGAAAGTGTCGAAGAGGCGCTGACGCGCATCCTCAGCGCTGGGTTCGCGGAAGAGGAAGACCACATCGACATCGCCGTGGAGACGCCCGCCGAACCGTCCGACGACGATTAG
- a CDS encoding CDP-2,3-bis-(O-geranylgeranyl)-sn-glycerol synthase, with protein MLVSLVAGALWAMLPAYVPNNVAVLAGGGRPIDGGREFAGRRVLGDGKTWRGTAVGTLGGLALAALLNVARPSASALLGVDLPAFPPLAALGLAFGAMLGDVLASLLKRRLGRQRGAAVPGLDQLDFVVGALGLAVLLAPAWTLATFSLGRLVVVAVATPLLHVTTNAGAYWLGLKSEPW; from the coding sequence ATGCTCGTTTCGCTCGTCGCTGGCGCGCTCTGGGCGATGTTGCCGGCGTACGTCCCGAACAACGTGGCCGTCCTCGCGGGCGGCGGCCGACCCATCGACGGCGGGCGAGAGTTCGCCGGGCGGCGCGTCCTCGGCGACGGGAAGACGTGGCGCGGGACGGCCGTCGGCACCCTCGGCGGCCTCGCGTTGGCGGCCCTGCTCAACGTCGCCCGCCCGTCGGCGTCGGCGCTCCTCGGCGTCGACCTCCCCGCGTTCCCGCCGCTGGCGGCGCTGGGCCTCGCGTTCGGCGCCATGCTCGGCGACGTCCTCGCCTCCCTTCTCAAGCGACGGCTCGGCCGCCAGCGCGGCGCCGCGGTCCCGGGCCTCGACCAACTCGACTTCGTCGTCGGAGCGCTCGGCCTCGCCGTGCTTCTCGCACCCGCGTGGACGCTGGCGACGTTCTCGCTCGGGCGCCTCGTCGTCGTCGCCGTCGCGACGCCGCTCCTGCACGTGACGACGAACGCCGGCGCGTACTGGTTGGGGCTGAAATCGGAGCCGTGGTAG
- the pyrE gene encoding orotate phosphoribosyltransferase: MTNDALIEALRDAEAVKFGEFELAHGGTSDYYVDKYLFETDPRCLSLIAEAFAERVGDDETLAGVALGAVPLVAVTSAETGQPYVIARKQAKEYGTGNRIEGRLSEGDHVVVLEDIATTGKSALDAVEALREAGAVVDRVVVVVDREEGASELLAEHGIELEALLTASDLLADR, encoded by the coding sequence ATGACGAACGACGCACTCATCGAGGCGCTCCGCGACGCGGAGGCCGTGAAGTTCGGCGAGTTCGAACTCGCCCACGGCGGCACGAGCGACTACTACGTCGACAAGTACCTCTTCGAGACCGACCCCCGATGTCTCTCGCTCATCGCCGAGGCGTTCGCAGAGCGCGTCGGCGACGACGAGACGCTCGCTGGCGTCGCGCTCGGCGCCGTCCCGCTGGTGGCCGTCACGAGCGCCGAGACCGGCCAGCCCTACGTCATCGCGCGCAAGCAGGCCAAAGAGTACGGCACGGGCAACCGCATCGAGGGTCGCCTGTCCGAGGGCGACCACGTCGTCGTCTTGGAGGACATCGCGACGACGGGCAAGAGCGCGCTCGATGCGGTGGAGGCGCTTCGAGAGGCGGGCGCCGTCGTCGACCGGGTCGTCGTCGTCGTCGACCGCGAGGAGGGAGCGAGCGAGTTGCTCGCGGAGCACGGGATCGAACTCGAAGCTCTCCTGACGGCGAGTGACCTGTTGGCAGACCGCTAA
- a CDS encoding NCS2 family permease, with translation MALRDSLANYFGFEEHGTTLRTEVLAGITTFLTMSYIVVVNPSILADNPEIPIQDGISVPGYSYSEVVAMLAVVTIIAAAVATLIMAFYANRPFAQAPGLGLNAFFAFTVVGSLGISWQTALAAVVVEGIIFIILTAVGAREYVIRAFPEPVKFAVGTGIGLFLAIIGLQAMGIVVDDSETLVQLGAVASDPVAIVSVVGLLFTFALYARGIRGSIIIGIVATSLLGWGVAASGLVSGDAADALVAGGASATYDITPLAGAFVSGIADIEAFTFALVVFTFFFVDFFDTAGTLTGVAQIAGFLDDDGNLPDIDKPLMADAVGTTVGGMLGTSTVTTYIESASGVEEGGRTGMTALVVALLFLASLAVVPLAAAIPLYASHIALVVIGVVMLGNVVDIAWDDLSYAIPAGMTILVMPLTYSIATGIAAGIVTFPIVKAARGEWSDVRPGHWVLAAAFVLYFVVRTNTLA, from the coding sequence ATGGCGCTACGCGACTCGCTGGCGAACTACTTCGGCTTCGAGGAGCACGGCACGACGCTCCGGACGGAGGTGCTCGCGGGCATCACCACCTTCCTGACGATGTCGTACATCGTCGTGGTGAATCCGAGCATCCTCGCGGACAACCCCGAGATACCCATTCAGGACGGAATCAGCGTCCCCGGCTACTCCTACTCCGAAGTGGTGGCGATGCTCGCCGTCGTCACCATCATCGCGGCGGCGGTAGCGACGCTGATAATGGCGTTTTACGCGAATCGTCCCTTCGCACAGGCGCCGGGCCTCGGCCTGAACGCCTTCTTCGCGTTCACCGTCGTCGGGTCGCTCGGCATCTCGTGGCAGACGGCGCTGGCCGCCGTCGTCGTCGAGGGCATCATCTTCATCATTCTCACCGCCGTCGGGGCGCGAGAGTACGTCATCAGGGCGTTCCCGGAACCGGTCAAGTTCGCCGTCGGCACCGGTATCGGCCTCTTCTTGGCCATCATCGGCCTGCAGGCGATGGGCATCGTCGTCGACGACTCCGAGACGCTGGTGCAGCTCGGCGCCGTCGCCTCCGACCCGGTCGCCATCGTCTCCGTCGTCGGCCTGCTCTTTACGTTCGCGCTCTACGCCCGCGGGATTCGTGGCTCCATCATCATCGGCATCGTCGCAACCTCGCTGCTCGGGTGGGGCGTCGCCGCGTCCGGCCTCGTGAGCGGCGACGCTGCCGACGCCCTCGTTGCCGGCGGTGCGAGCGCCACCTACGACATCACGCCCCTCGCGGGCGCGTTCGTCAGCGGTATCGCGGACATCGAGGCGTTCACCTTCGCGCTCGTCGTCTTCACGTTCTTCTTCGTCGACTTCTTCGACACCGCCGGGACGCTCACCGGTGTCGCCCAAATCGCGGGCTTTCTCGACGACGACGGTAACCTGCCCGACATCGACAAACCGCTGATGGCCGACGCCGTCGGCACCACCGTCGGTGGGATGCTCGGCACCTCGACGGTCACCACGTACATCGAATCGGCGTCCGGCGTCGAGGAGGGCGGCCGCACGGGCATGACCGCTCTCGTCGTCGCACTCCTCTTTCTCGCGTCGCTGGCCGTCGTCCCTCTCGCCGCTGCCATTCCGCTCTACGCCTCCCACATCGCCCTCGTCGTCATCGGCGTCGTGATGCTCGGCAACGTCGTCGACATCGCGTGGGACGACCTCTCCTACGCGATTCCCGCGGGGATGACGATTCTCGTCATGCCGCTCACCTACTCCATCGCGACGGGAATTGCGGCGGGCATCGTCACCTTCCCCATCGTGAAAGCCGCGCGCGGCGAGTGGAGCGACGTGCGCCCCGGTCACTGGGTGCTCGCTGCCGCGTTCGTCCTCTACTTCGTGGTGCGGACGAACACGCTGGCGTAG
- a CDS encoding glutaredoxin family protein: MPSLELYELPGCPYCAKVKTKLDELGLEYTSHEVPRSHAERTEVEEVSGQTGVPVLVDPDHDVEGMPESDDIVEYLEETYGA; this comes from the coding sequence ATGCCATCACTCGAACTGTACGAACTCCCCGGTTGTCCCTACTGCGCGAAGGTAAAGACGAAACTCGACGAACTCGGCCTCGAATACACCTCCCACGAAGTGCCGCGTTCGCACGCCGAACGGACCGAAGTCGAAGAAGTGAGCGGGCAGACGGGCGTTCCCGTCCTGGTCGACCCCGACCACGACGTCGAGGGGATGCCCGAGAGCGACGATATCGTCGAGTATCTGGAAGAGACGTACGGCGCGTAA
- a CDS encoding transcriptional regulator, with product MSRSALVGNITAMLQDAGFAVSDRCSIRPKSFDLAARRGDDLLLVKILANVDSLDAETGVEMRRLGSYLSATPLVIGLRTRDEDLKPEVVYFRHGIPAINPDTAYDLFIENVSPLIYAAPGGLYVNIDGDLLEDQREERGWSLGRLATELGVSRRTVSKYEDGMNASIEVAVQLEELFDQPFSDPVDVMEGAEEVREADPTPQDPAVEPDEDHVLAVLARVGFTVHPTTRAPFTAVSEDGDREIANLLTGHSAFTRSAEKRARIMSSLGEVTRTRSVYVTEEREKRDSVEGTALVSQDELAALRDADDLRDLILERARAPAEG from the coding sequence ATGTCACGGTCAGCACTGGTCGGAAACATCACTGCGATGCTCCAAGACGCGGGATTCGCGGTGAGCGACCGGTGTTCGATTCGCCCGAAGAGCTTCGACTTGGCGGCCCGGCGCGGTGACGACCTGCTGTTGGTGAAGATTCTCGCCAATGTCGACTCGCTCGACGCCGAGACGGGCGTCGAGATGCGCCGACTCGGCTCGTATCTGTCGGCGACGCCGCTCGTCATTGGTCTGCGGACCCGCGACGAGGACCTGAAACCCGAAGTGGTGTACTTCCGTCACGGGATTCCGGCCATCAACCCCGATACCGCCTACGACCTGTTCATCGAAAACGTCTCGCCGCTCATCTACGCCGCGCCCGGCGGCCTCTACGTCAACATTGACGGCGACTTGCTCGAAGACCAACGCGAGGAGCGCGGGTGGAGTCTGGGTCGCTTGGCGACCGAGCTCGGCGTCTCGCGACGCACCGTCTCGAAGTACGAGGACGGCATGAACGCCAGCATCGAGGTGGCGGTTCAGTTGGAAGAGCTGTTCGACCAGCCGTTCAGCGACCCCGTCGACGTCATGGAGGGCGCCGAGGAGGTGCGCGAGGCGGACCCGACGCCGCAGGACCCCGCCGTCGAACCCGACGAGGACCACGTCCTCGCCGTCCTCGCGCGCGTCGGCTTCACCGTCCACCCGACGACTCGCGCTCCCTTCACCGCCGTCAGCGAGGACGGCGACCGCGAAATCGCGAACCTCCTGACGGGCCACTCGGCCTTTACGCGGAGCGCAGAGAAGCGCGCCCGCATCATGTCCTCGCTCGGCGAAGTGACTCGCACCCGGTCAGTGTACGTCACCGAGGAGCGAGAGAAACGCGACTCCGTCGAGGGCACCGCGCTCGTGAGTCAAGACGAACTCGCGGCGCTTCGCGACGCCGACGACCTTCGGGACCTGATTCTGGAGCGGGCGCGTGCGCCCGCGGAAGGATAG
- a CDS encoding tRNA(Ile)(2)-agmatinylcytidine synthase: protein MTLVGLDDTDSRTAGMCTTYVAARVADALDAAGGAVERRLLIRLNPAVEHKTRGNAALCLETDLDPDRAFEIATRTVEEFAVDDDPRTDPGVVVAAERATTVPDAVAEFSRRALRELLTVDDAVALLDRLDYRHRGGRGRIGALAAVGAHRAFDDWTYERIAYRDLSRCGTPRDVDRESVVAAAEAAYPDAWDTIDRVEDELVCVPAAPGPILYGIRGDDPDTVQSVAAAIESEPVARAVTYRTNQGTDAHLREGTVDGVRDGRAYRVDGAVADAPETRAGGHVHFAVEDGNARLPCVAFEPTKRFRDRVRRLRVGDDVTVCGEVSDGTLKLEKFALRTPVRTESVVPTCPDCDRSMESAGRNQGYRCRDCGTTAPGRVERPVDRELETGWYEVPPCARRHVAKPLVRGGFDAPTHPER, encoded by the coding sequence GTGACACTCGTCGGCCTCGACGACACGGACTCCCGGACGGCGGGGATGTGTACGACCTACGTCGCCGCCCGCGTCGCCGACGCACTCGACGCCGCGGGCGGGGCCGTCGAGCGCCGCCTGTTGATTCGGCTCAACCCCGCGGTCGAACACAAGACGCGAGGCAACGCCGCGCTCTGTCTCGAAACCGACCTCGACCCGGACCGAGCGTTCGAGATAGCGACGCGGACCGTCGAGGAGTTCGCCGTCGACGACGACCCGCGGACGGACCCCGGCGTCGTCGTCGCCGCCGAGCGAGCGACGACGGTGCCGGACGCGGTGGCCGAGTTCTCCCGTCGCGCTCTCCGGGAGTTGCTGACGGTCGACGACGCGGTGGCACTACTGGACCGACTGGACTACCGGCATCGCGGCGGCCGCGGCCGCATCGGCGCCCTCGCCGCGGTGGGCGCCCACCGTGCGTTCGACGACTGGACGTACGAACGCATCGCCTACCGCGACCTGTCGCGGTGCGGGACGCCCCGCGACGTGGACCGCGAGAGCGTCGTCGCCGCCGCCGAAGCCGCGTATCCCGACGCGTGGGACACTATCGACCGAGTCGAGGACGAACTCGTCTGCGTGCCCGCGGCGCCCGGCCCGATTCTCTACGGGATTCGCGGCGACGACCCCGATACCGTCCAGTCTGTCGCGGCCGCCATCGAGAGCGAACCTGTCGCTCGCGCGGTCACCTACCGGACGAATCAGGGGACGGACGCCCACCTCCGCGAGGGGACGGTCGACGGGGTCCGGGACGGACGCGCCTACCGCGTCGACGGCGCCGTCGCCGACGCCCCCGAGACGCGCGCGGGCGGGCACGTCCACTTCGCAGTCGAGGACGGCAACGCCCGCCTCCCCTGCGTGGCGTTCGAACCGACGAAACGCTTCCGCGACCGGGTCCGCCGCCTCCGAGTCGGCGACGACGTGACCGTCTGCGGCGAGGTGAGCGACGGTACGCTCAAACTCGAGAAGTTCGCGCTTCGGACGCCCGTGCGGACCGAATCGGTCGTGCCGACCTGTCCCGACTGCGACCGGTCGATGGAGAGCGCCGGGCGGAATCAGGGGTATCGGTGCCGAGACTGCGGGACGACGGCGCCCGGCCGCGTGGAGCGACCGGTCGACCGCGAGTTGGAGACGGGGTGGTACGAGGTGCCGCCCTGCGCCCGTCGACACGTCGCCAAGCCACTGGTTCGGGGCGGATTCGACGCGCCGACGCATCCGGAGCGGTGA